Proteins from a genomic interval of Pseudomonas sp. RC10:
- a CDS encoding TSUP family transporter, giving the protein MPFELSVDPTTLVVLALVAFVAGFIDAIAGGGGLLTTPALLTAGLPPHLVLGTNKLSSTFGSATAGFTFYRRKLFHPRQWTRALIGTAIGALVGAVIAHYLPAELLNQMLPVIVFGCGLYLLFGGTPKAPLDSNALIKTKWQLPQGLGLGFYDGVAGPGTGAFWTVSTLLMYPVDLVKASGVARSMNFVSNAAALSIFAINGSVDWAIGLVMGSALMVGAFLGARTAIQGGAKFIRPVFITVVLGLTIRLAWQHWFH; this is encoded by the coding sequence ATGCCGTTCGAACTTTCCGTAGATCCCACCACCCTCGTGGTGCTAGCCCTGGTCGCTTTTGTGGCAGGGTTCATCGATGCCATTGCCGGGGGCGGCGGCCTGCTGACCACCCCTGCTCTGCTCACCGCTGGCCTGCCGCCGCATCTGGTGCTGGGCACCAACAAGCTCAGCTCGACCTTCGGCTCGGCCACTGCCGGGTTCACGTTTTATCGTCGTAAGCTGTTCCACCCCAGACAGTGGACCCGCGCGCTGATCGGCACGGCCATTGGTGCGCTGGTGGGTGCGGTGATCGCTCACTACCTGCCCGCCGAGCTGTTGAATCAGATGCTGCCGGTGATCGTCTTCGGCTGCGGCCTGTACCTGTTATTCGGCGGTACGCCCAAGGCCCCTCTGGACAGCAACGCGCTGATCAAAACCAAGTGGCAGCTTCCCCAAGGCCTGGGGCTGGGTTTCTACGACGGCGTGGCGGGTCCCGGCACCGGCGCGTTCTGGACGGTGAGCACGCTGTTGATGTACCCGGTGGACCTGGTGAAAGCCAGCGGCGTGGCGCGCAGCATGAACTTCGTCAGCAACGCGGCGGCGCTGAGCATCTTCGCCATCAACGGCTCAGTGGACTGGGCCATCGGGCTGGTGATGGGATCGGCGCTGATGGTAGGAGCGTTTCTGGGGGCAAGAACGGCTATCCAGGGCGGCGCCAAATTCATCCGCCCTGTCTTTATCACCGTTGTGTTAGGACTGACCATCCGCTTGGCCTGGCAACACTGGTTCCACTAG
- a CDS encoding Gfo/Idh/MocA family oxidoreductase has product MRETSLPDLGVGLIGTGFMGRAHALAFHNARTTFDLPVNLKLAALADADATRAEQCARSWGFDRSHADWQQLISDPAVDLVAITTPNHLHFPMAMGALEAGKAVYCEKPLAVSLEQAREMHSAAQKAGVVTRVGYNYQHNPIIGLAREMIQSGELGQIVSFQGEFSEDFMGNPQQPWSWRCEQAHAGGALADLGSHLLAMARYLLGDVEAVSADSQTVHAQRPATQGSQEQRPIAIDDQTYALLRFANGARGTFGTSWLKHGYKNHLSFEISGTLGTLAFDQERLNELRLYRSGAPGRDGFQRILAGPTQPSYAAFCPAPGHQLGYNELKTLEVHALIQALTGQSSEGPDFAEALEVERLATAIRVAATEMRWVKVSDI; this is encoded by the coding sequence ATGCGCGAAACGTCGCTTCCGGATCTGGGCGTAGGCTTGATCGGTACAGGTTTCATGGGGCGGGCACACGCTCTGGCCTTTCACAATGCCCGCACCACCTTCGACCTCCCCGTCAACCTCAAACTCGCCGCACTGGCCGACGCCGATGCCACCCGCGCCGAGCAGTGCGCGCGCTCCTGGGGGTTTGACCGCAGCCATGCCGATTGGCAGCAGCTGATCAGCGACCCCGCCGTCGATCTCGTGGCGATCACCACGCCCAACCACCTGCATTTCCCCATGGCCATGGGCGCGCTTGAAGCCGGTAAAGCGGTGTATTGCGAGAAGCCGCTGGCGGTGAGTCTGGAGCAGGCCCGCGAGATGCACAGCGCGGCGCAGAAGGCCGGGGTCGTGACCCGCGTCGGCTACAACTACCAGCACAACCCGATCATCGGCTTGGCCCGCGAAATGATTCAGAGCGGTGAATTGGGGCAGATCGTCAGCTTTCAGGGCGAATTCAGCGAAGACTTCATGGGCAACCCGCAGCAGCCATGGTCGTGGCGCTGTGAGCAGGCCCACGCCGGCGGTGCACTGGCGGACCTCGGCAGCCATTTGCTGGCCATGGCGCGGTACCTGTTGGGCGATGTCGAAGCCGTGAGCGCAGATTCGCAGACCGTCCACGCACAACGCCCCGCGACCCAAGGCAGTCAGGAACAGCGCCCCATCGCCATTGATGACCAGACGTACGCTCTGCTGCGTTTCGCCAATGGCGCACGGGGCACGTTTGGCACGAGCTGGCTCAAGCATGGCTACAAGAACCATCTGAGTTTCGAGATCAGCGGCACGTTGGGCACGTTGGCCTTCGATCAGGAGCGTCTCAACGAGCTTCGCCTGTACCGCTCCGGCGCGCCGGGTCGAGATGGTTTCCAGCGAATCCTCGCGGGCCCGACGCAACCCAGCTACGCAGCGTTTTGCCCGGCACCGGGGCATCAACTGGGCTACAACGAACTTAAGACACTGGAAGTCCACGCACTGATTCAGGCGCTGACTGGCCAGAGCAGTGAAGGCCCGGATTTTGCCGAGGCACTGGAGGTGGAGCGGCTGGCAACGGCGATTCGCGTGGCAGCCACGGAGATGCGTTGGGTGAAGGTTTCGGATATTTGA
- a CDS encoding crotonase/enoyl-CoA hydratase family protein, with product MSDYSAFKVELTDHIAHVQINRPEKINAMNAAFWSEIIDIFQWVEDTDDVRVVVLSGAGKHFSSGIDLMMLASVANELGKDVGRNARLLRRKILQMQESFSVVDRCSKPVLAAVQGYCIGGAIDLISACDMRYAADDALFSIREIDMGMAADVGTLQRLPRLIGDGMMREMAYTGRNVKADEALRIGLVNRTYVDQAQLLDGVFTIAREIAAKSPIAVSGSKRMIGYMRDHSVDDGLEYVATWNAAMLQSADLKLAMVAHMGKQKPVFDN from the coding sequence GTGTCCGACTACAGCGCTTTCAAGGTCGAGTTGACCGACCATATCGCCCACGTGCAAATCAATCGCCCGGAAAAGATCAACGCCATGAATGCGGCATTCTGGAGCGAAATCATCGACATTTTCCAGTGGGTCGAAGACACCGATGACGTGCGCGTGGTGGTCCTCAGTGGCGCGGGCAAGCATTTCTCGTCGGGCATCGATTTGATGATGCTCGCCTCGGTGGCCAACGAGTTGGGCAAGGATGTGGGTCGCAACGCGCGCTTGCTGCGGCGCAAGATTCTGCAGATGCAGGAATCCTTCAGTGTGGTGGACCGTTGCAGCAAGCCGGTGCTGGCGGCCGTTCAGGGTTACTGCATCGGTGGCGCCATCGACCTGATCAGCGCCTGTGACATGCGCTATGCGGCGGACGACGCGCTGTTCTCCATTCGCGAGATCGACATGGGCATGGCCGCTGACGTCGGCACCCTGCAACGCCTGCCGCGTCTGATCGGCGACGGCATGATGCGGGAAATGGCCTACACCGGACGCAATGTCAAAGCCGACGAAGCGCTGCGCATCGGTCTGGTCAATCGCACGTACGTCGATCAGGCGCAATTGCTGGACGGTGTGTTCACCATCGCCCGCGAAATCGCTGCCAAATCCCCGATTGCCGTCAGCGGCAGCAAGCGCATGATCGGTTATATGCGCGATCACAGTGTCGATGACGGGCTTGAATACGTTGCCACTTGGAACGCTGCCATGTTGCAATCGGCAGACTTGAAGCTGGCGATGGTCGCCCACATGGGCAAGCAGAAGCCGGTTTTCGACAATTGA
- a CDS encoding ATPase domain-containing protein, whose protein sequence is MTTSKAATGIVGLDDILSGGLSRSHVFLLEGEPGTGKTTVALQFLLAGAMAGERCLYITLSETERELREGARSHAWELDEHIEVFELTPPEDLLNAEHQQSLLYSSDLELGEATKQIFEVVERVRPSRVVIDSLSEIRLLAQSSLRYRRQILAIKHYFARYDATVILLDDLTTESLDKTVHSVAHGVIRLEELTPSYGAERRRLRVVKYRGQKYRGGYHDFNIMADGIHVFPRLVAAEHRNSYLSSQLGSGISELDALLGGGIDSGSSTLILGPAGTGKSLIALVFAAAAVARGEKVGLFIFDEEMGLLFERMRKMGIDLKALQATGNLLIEQVDAAELSPGEFSHRVRRSVDEKGIRTVVIDSLNGYQAAMPEENALVLHMHELLLYLNRQGASTFMTVAQHGLVGDMRAPVDITYLADTVILLRYFEALGKVRRAISIIKKRTGTHESTIREYRISGSGMTIGAPLEAFQGVLRGVPHYYGESNPLLRDEDV, encoded by the coding sequence TTGACTACATCAAAAGCGGCAACCGGCATCGTGGGCCTGGACGACATCCTCTCGGGTGGTCTTTCGCGCAGCCATGTCTTTCTTCTCGAAGGAGAACCCGGAACCGGCAAGACCACCGTGGCGCTGCAATTTCTGTTGGCAGGCGCAATGGCGGGTGAACGCTGTCTTTACATCACGCTGTCCGAGACCGAGCGTGAGTTGCGCGAAGGCGCCCGCTCCCATGCCTGGGAACTTGATGAACACATTGAGGTGTTCGAGCTCACACCTCCGGAAGACCTGCTCAACGCCGAGCATCAGCAGAGCCTGCTGTACTCGTCAGACCTTGAGCTGGGCGAAGCCACCAAGCAGATTTTCGAAGTGGTCGAGCGCGTACGGCCGTCGCGGGTGGTCATCGACAGCCTGTCTGAAATTCGTCTGCTGGCGCAAAGCTCGTTGCGTTACCGTCGGCAGATTCTGGCGATCAAGCACTACTTCGCCCGCTACGACGCGACGGTGATCCTGCTCGACGACCTGACCACCGAATCCCTGGACAAGACCGTGCACAGCGTGGCCCACGGTGTCATCCGCCTGGAAGAGCTGACCCCGTCCTATGGCGCCGAGCGTCGCCGCCTGCGGGTGGTCAAGTATCGCGGGCAGAAGTACCGTGGCGGCTATCACGACTTCAACATCATGGCCGACGGCATCCACGTCTTCCCGCGCCTGGTCGCGGCTGAACACCGCAACAGTTACCTGAGTTCGCAACTCGGCAGCGGCATTTCCGAACTGGACGCCTTGCTGGGCGGCGGCATCGACAGCGGTTCCAGCACGCTGATTCTTGGCCCGGCCGGGACCGGCAAATCGCTGATCGCGCTGGTGTTCGCAGCGGCCGCCGTGGCCCGTGGTGAAAAAGTCGGGCTGTTCATTTTCGATGAAGAAATGGGCCTGCTGTTCGAACGCATGAGGAAGATGGGCATCGATCTGAAGGCATTGCAAGCGACCGGAAACCTGCTGATCGAGCAGGTGGACGCTGCCGAACTCTCGCCAGGTGAGTTCTCCCACCGGGTGCGCCGCAGCGTGGACGAGAAAGGCATCCGCACGGTGGTGATTGACAGCCTCAACGGCTATCAGGCCGCGATGCCGGAAGAAAATGCGCTGGTGCTGCACATGCACGAGTTGCTGCTCTACCTCAATCGTCAAGGCGCCTCGACGTTCATGACGGTGGCCCAACACGGTCTGGTGGGCGACATGCGTGCGCCGGTAGACATTACCTACCTCGCCGACACCGTGATTCTGTTGCGTTATTTCGAAGCGCTTGGCAAAGTCCGTCGCGCCATTTCGATCATCAAGAAACGCACCGGCACCCATGAGTCGACCATTCGCGAATACCGCATCAGTGGCTCTGGCATGACCATCGGCGCACCGCTGGAAGCCTTTCAAGGCGTGCTGCGCGGCGTGCCCCATTACTATGGCGAGAGCAATCCGCTGTTACGGGACGAGGACGTGTGA
- a CDS encoding response regulator: MSSDAENVVLIVEDEPLILMLLSDYLSGEGYRVLQAENGEQAFEILATKPHLDLMITDYRLPGGVSGVMIAEPAVKLRPELKVIFISGYPAEIIETGSPIVGKVPILAKPFTMETLHSKIQSLLN; the protein is encoded by the coding sequence ATGAGCTCTGATGCTGAAAATGTCGTACTGATCGTTGAAGACGAGCCGCTGATCCTGATGCTGCTGTCCGACTATCTGTCAGGGGAGGGTTATCGGGTGTTGCAGGCGGAAAACGGCGAACAGGCCTTCGAAATCCTCGCCACCAAGCCGCACCTGGACTTGATGATCACCGACTATCGCCTGCCAGGCGGTGTGTCCGGGGTGATGATCGCCGAGCCTGCGGTCAAGCTGCGACCGGAACTGAAGGTCATTTTCATCAGCGGCTATCCAGCGGAAATCATCGAGACCGGCAGCCCCATCGTCGGCAAGGTGCCGATCCTGGCGAAGCCGTTCACCATGGAAACGCTGCACTCGAAGATTCAGAGTTTGTTGAATTAA
- a CDS encoding hybrid sensor histidine kinase/response regulator: MLSEIKAKLLIVDDLPENLLALEALIKREDRQVFKALSADEALSLLLEHEFAMAILDVQMPGMNGFELAEMMRGTEKTKSIPIVFVSAAGRELNYAFKGYESGAVDFLHKPLDIHAVKSKVNVFVDLYRQRKAMKQQVEELERSRQEQEALLRELKSTQNELEHAIRMRDDFMSIVSHEVRTPLNGLILETQLRKLHLAKDNASAFTMDKLKAMVERDERQIQSLIRLIEDMLDVSRIRTGKLSIRTSAFDLSELVVNLVESYSAQIAAAESVVTLHAATPVIGVWDEFRIEQVVANLLTNALRYGAHKPIEVRVYSEGGEARVEVKDQGIGISVENQKRIFQQFERVSASHAVNGLGLGLFISDQIVAAHNGTITVESEEGCGSTFRVSLPL, encoded by the coding sequence ATGCTGAGTGAAATAAAAGCCAAGTTGCTGATCGTCGACGATCTGCCGGAAAACCTCCTGGCGCTCGAAGCATTGATCAAGCGCGAAGACCGCCAGGTGTTCAAGGCGCTGTCCGCCGACGAAGCGTTGTCGCTGTTGTTGGAGCATGAATTCGCCATGGCGATCCTCGACGTGCAGATGCCGGGCATGAACGGGTTCGAGCTGGCCGAGATGATGCGCGGCACCGAAAAGACTAAAAGCATTCCCATCGTGTTCGTCAGCGCCGCCGGCCGTGAACTGAACTACGCGTTCAAGGGGTACGAGAGCGGCGCGGTGGACTTCCTGCACAAGCCGCTGGATATTCACGCGGTAAAGAGCAAGGTCAACGTCTTCGTCGACCTGTATCGCCAGCGCAAGGCGATGAAACAGCAGGTCGAGGAGCTGGAGCGCAGCCGACAGGAGCAGGAAGCGTTGCTGCGCGAACTGAAGTCCACCCAGAACGAACTAGAACACGCGATTCGCATGCGCGACGACTTCATGTCGATCGTGTCCCATGAAGTGCGCACGCCGCTCAACGGGCTGATCCTGGAAACCCAGCTGCGCAAGTTGCACTTGGCCAAGGACAACGCCTCGGCGTTCACCATGGACAAGCTGAAAGCCATGGTCGAGCGTGACGAGCGGCAGATTCAGAGTCTCATCCGCTTGATCGAGGACATGCTCGACGTGTCGCGCATTCGCACCGGCAAACTGTCGATCCGCACCAGCGCGTTCGACCTGTCCGAGCTGGTGGTCAATCTGGTGGAAAGCTACTCGGCGCAGATCGCGGCGGCGGAAAGCGTGGTCACTTTGCACGCCGCCACACCGGTGATCGGCGTCTGGGACGAGTTCCGCATTGAGCAGGTGGTGGCCAATCTGCTGACCAATGCCCTGCGCTACGGCGCGCACAAGCCTATCGAGGTTCGGGTGTACAGCGAAGGCGGCGAGGCGCGGGTCGAGGTCAAGGATCAGGGCATCGGCATCAGCGTTGAAAACCAGAAGCGCATCTTTCAACAGTTCGAGCGCGTCTCGGCCAGCCATGCGGTCAACGGGCTGGGGTTGGGCCTGTTCATCTCCGACCAGATTGTCGCGGCCCACAACGGTACGATCACCGTGGAAAGCGAAGAGGGCTGCGGCTCGACCTTCCGCGTCAGCCTGCCGTTGTAA
- a CDS encoding SDR family oxidoreductase has product MSKTQLFDLDGKIAFVSGASRGIGEAIAKLLAQQGAHVIVSSRKLDGCQHVADAIIADGGKATAIACHIGEMEQISGVFARIREEFGRLDILVNNAATNPQFCNVLDTDLGAFQKTVDVNIRGYFFMSVEAGKLMREHGGGSIINVASINGVSPGVFQGIYSVTKAAVINMTKVFAKECAQFGIRCNALLPGLTDTKFASALVSNDAILKTALAQIPLKRVAAPSEMAGTVLYLASDASSYTTGVALNVDGGFLS; this is encoded by the coding sequence ATGTCCAAGACTCAACTGTTCGACCTCGACGGCAAGATCGCCTTCGTGTCCGGCGCCAGCCGTGGCATCGGCGAGGCCATCGCCAAACTGCTGGCCCAGCAAGGCGCCCACGTCATCGTCTCCAGCCGCAAGCTTGACGGCTGCCAGCACGTGGCTGACGCAATCATCGCCGACGGCGGCAAGGCCACCGCGATTGCCTGCCACATTGGCGAGATGGAACAGATCAGCGGGGTCTTTGCGCGCATTCGTGAAGAGTTCGGACGCCTCGACATTCTGGTCAACAACGCGGCCACCAACCCGCAATTCTGCAACGTACTGGACACCGACCTCGGCGCCTTCCAGAAAACCGTGGACGTGAACATTCGCGGCTACTTCTTCATGTCGGTGGAAGCGGGCAAGCTGATGCGCGAACACGGCGGCGGCAGCATCATCAATGTGGCCTCGATCAACGGGGTCTCACCGGGGGTGTTCCAGGGCATCTATTCGGTGACCAAGGCAGCCGTGATCAACATGACCAAGGTCTTCGCCAAGGAATGCGCGCAGTTCGGGATTCGCTGCAACGCGTTGCTGCCGGGCCTGACCGACACCAAGTTCGCCTCGGCGCTGGTGAGCAACGACGCCATTTTGAAAACCGCATTGGCGCAGATCCCACTCAAGCGCGTGGCCGCCCCGAGCGAGATGGCCGGGACCGTGTTGTACCTGGCCAGCGATGCGTCGAGCTATACCACGGGTGTGGCGTTGAATGTCGATGGCGGGTTCCTGTCCTGA
- a CDS encoding phosphotransferase family protein — MALTDQSTQVRSGEELDAALIDPYLKAHIPGLSGTAQISQFPGGASNLTYLLKYPEQEFVLRRPPFGHKAKSAHDMGREFRILNQLKDAFPYCPKAYVHCTDDSVIGAEFYVMERVKGIILRAELPAELNFDTARTEALCKSFIDKLVDLHQVDYTACGLGDLGKPQGYVERQIRGWAERYEKARTPDAPSWEKVARWLDDKKPADHPTSSLVHNDYRFDNVILDPDNPMQIIGVLDWELTTLGDPLMDLGNSLAYWIQADDPAPVQLMRRQPSHAPGMLTREQIVAYYAQRSGIRIDNFDFYYTYGLFRLAGIVQQIYYRFFHGQTQDKRFAQFIHMNKLLEHMALQVIDRSSL, encoded by the coding sequence ATGGCGCTCACCGACCAGTCCACCCAGGTTCGATCCGGCGAAGAACTCGATGCCGCGCTGATCGATCCGTACCTCAAAGCCCATATTCCGGGCCTGAGCGGCACCGCGCAGATCAGCCAGTTTCCCGGTGGCGCGTCCAACCTGACCTACCTGCTGAAATACCCCGAGCAGGAATTCGTCTTGCGCCGCCCACCGTTCGGCCACAAGGCGAAAAGCGCCCACGACATGGGCCGCGAATTCCGCATCCTCAACCAGCTCAAAGACGCCTTTCCCTACTGCCCCAAGGCTTACGTGCACTGCACCGACGACTCGGTGATTGGCGCTGAGTTCTACGTCATGGAGCGGGTCAAGGGCATCATTTTGCGCGCCGAACTGCCTGCCGAACTGAACTTCGATACCGCGCGGACCGAAGCGCTGTGCAAAAGCTTCATCGACAAACTGGTGGACTTGCATCAGGTGGATTACACGGCGTGCGGCCTTGGCGATCTGGGCAAACCGCAGGGCTATGTCGAGCGACAGATTCGTGGCTGGGCCGAGCGCTATGAAAAGGCCCGCACCCCGGACGCACCCAGCTGGGAAAAGGTCGCCCGTTGGCTCGACGACAAGAAACCCGCCGATCACCCAACGTCGAGCCTGGTGCACAACGATTACCGCTTCGACAACGTGATCCTCGACCCCGACAACCCGATGCAGATCATCGGCGTGCTCGACTGGGAGCTGACCACCCTCGGCGACCCGCTGATGGACCTGGGCAACAGCCTGGCCTACTGGATTCAGGCCGATGACCCCGCCCCAGTCCAATTGATGCGCCGCCAGCCGAGCCACGCACCCGGCATGCTGACCCGCGAGCAAATCGTCGCGTATTACGCCCAACGCTCCGGGATTCGCATCGATAACTTCGACTTTTACTACACCTACGGGCTGTTCCGACTGGCAGGCATCGTCCAGCAGATTTACTACCGGTTTTTCCACGGCCAGACTCAGGACAAGCGTTTTGCCCAGTTCATTCACATGAACAAACTGCTGGAACACATGGCCTTGCAAGTGATTGACCGCTCTAGCCTCTGA
- a CDS encoding response regulator, translating to MSTPGQLSERAIILAPRGRDSQIALRILQEAGFPALITHDLAGLCKEMISGAGLAIVADEALRGVDLNPLLSLLSNQAPWSDLPIVLLTHHGGPEQNPSSRLGKLLGNVTFLERPFHPATLVSLVTTAVRGRRRQYDARSRMEDLLESEQRLQHALKAGRLGSWQLEAEFLELDCSDISKSHFGRDEHAPFSYHEWLESVYAADQPRMQSALQRSLDTGDDFIIEYRNVWPDGSLHWVDVRARALRARNGRVSLLAGVTSDITERKLAETQLRQLNETLEQQVEERTSQLRHNEEVLRQSQKMEAVGQLTGGIAHDFNNMLTGIIGSLELLRRRIAKGRIDDLDGLIDLGVTSANRAAALTHRLLAFSRRQSLDSKPVEMNELVHSMGELLHRSVNESVRLDMCLDPALWTAEADPNQLESALLNLVLNARDAMPNGGMLMIETFNRKLDRTFTNAYENLLPGDYVVLSVTDTGCGMPENVISRAFDPFFTTKPIGQGTGLGLSMIYGFTKQSRGHVSIESQVGHGTTVQLFLPRFHGDKDAEDLNDDQRAVEAREGETILIVEDDPAVRALVSQVLSELGYGYLEAADAVGAVPILESGQRIDLMISDVGLPGMNGRQLADIGRQLRPELRVLFITGYAENAGTRAGFLEDGMQMITKPFAFDQLTAKVREMIEG from the coding sequence GTGAGTACACCGGGACAGCTGTCGGAACGCGCCATCATCCTGGCCCCTCGGGGCCGGGACAGTCAGATCGCCTTGAGAATCCTGCAAGAAGCAGGGTTCCCGGCGCTCATCACCCATGATCTGGCCGGTCTGTGCAAGGAAATGATTTCCGGCGCGGGCCTGGCCATCGTCGCCGATGAGGCGCTGCGCGGGGTCGATCTGAACCCGTTGCTGAGCCTGTTGAGCAATCAGGCGCCGTGGTCGGACCTGCCCATCGTGCTGCTCACCCACCACGGCGGGCCGGAACAAAACCCCTCTTCGCGCCTCGGCAAGCTGCTCGGCAACGTCACGTTTCTGGAGCGCCCGTTTCATCCGGCGACGCTGGTCAGTCTGGTCACCACTGCCGTGCGCGGACGCCGTCGCCAGTACGACGCCCGCAGCCGCATGGAAGACCTGCTCGAAAGCGAGCAACGCTTGCAACACGCGCTCAAGGCCGGACGCCTGGGCTCGTGGCAACTGGAAGCCGAGTTTCTCGAACTGGATTGTTCGGACATCAGCAAAAGTCACTTTGGGCGCGACGAACACGCGCCCTTCTCGTATCACGAGTGGCTGGAGTCGGTGTACGCCGCCGACCAGCCGCGCATGCAGTCGGCATTGCAGCGCAGCCTGGACACCGGCGACGACTTCATTATCGAATACCGTAACGTCTGGCCGGACGGCTCGCTTCACTGGGTCGATGTGCGGGCCCGCGCCCTTCGCGCACGCAACGGCCGGGTCAGCCTGCTGGCAGGCGTGACGTCGGACATTACCGAGCGCAAGCTCGCCGAGACCCAGCTGCGCCAGCTCAATGAAACCCTCGAACAGCAAGTCGAAGAACGCACCTCCCAGCTGCGCCACAACGAGGAGGTCTTGCGCCAATCGCAGAAGATGGAGGCCGTTGGCCAACTCACCGGCGGCATTGCCCACGACTTCAACAACATGCTCACCGGCATCATCGGCAGCCTTGAACTGCTGCGGCGTCGTATCGCCAAGGGCCGGATCGACGACCTCGACGGACTGATCGACCTGGGGGTGACCTCAGCCAACCGCGCCGCCGCCCTGACCCATCGTCTTCTGGCATTCTCCCGTCGCCAGTCACTGGATTCGAAGCCGGTGGAGATGAACGAGCTCGTCCACTCCATGGGCGAGTTGCTGCACCGCAGCGTCAACGAAAGCGTGCGTCTGGACATGTGCCTTGACCCGGCCCTCTGGACCGCCGAAGCCGACCCCAATCAGCTCGAAAGCGCGCTGCTCAATCTGGTGCTCAACGCCCGGGATGCCATGCCCAACGGCGGCATGCTGATGATCGAGACCTTCAACCGCAAGCTCGACCGCACCTTCACCAACGCCTACGAAAACCTGCTGCCCGGTGATTACGTGGTCCTCAGCGTGACCGACACCGGCTGCGGCATGCCCGAAAACGTGATCAGTCGGGCGTTCGACCCGTTCTTCACCACCAAGCCGATCGGTCAGGGCACCGGGTTGGGCCTGTCGATGATCTACGGATTTACCAAGCAGTCTCGCGGTCATGTGTCCATCGAAAGCCAGGTTGGCCACGGCACCACCGTGCAACTGTTTCTGCCGCGCTTTCATGGCGACAAAGACGCGGAAGACCTGAACGACGATCAGAGGGCCGTAGAAGCCCGCGAAGGCGAGACCATTCTCATCGTGGAAGACGACCCCGCCGTGCGCGCATTGGTCAGCCAAGTGCTGAGTGAATTAGGTTACGGGTATCTGGAAGCCGCGGATGCGGTGGGCGCCGTGCCGATTCTCGAATCCGGCCAGCGCATCGACCTGATGATCAGTGACGTCGGCCTGCCTGGTATGAATGGCCGTCAATTGGCGGACATCGGACGGCAGTTACGGCCTGAGCTCAGGGTGCTGTTCATCACCGGTTATGCGGAAAACGCCGGCACGCGGGCCGGGTTTCTGGAAGACGGAATGCAGATGATCACCAAGCCGTTTGCGTTCGATCAGTTGACCGCGAAGGTGCGGGAGATGATTGAGGGGTGA
- the nudC gene encoding NAD(+) diphosphatase, whose product MTRPRRWTTAVLDTQAAGGWAVIHSDQGFLLDDNGAMFPREWLKGQELPLISEHGIGHFDGEPVYVYVLKHPVEWEGTRWQTLRQFMLGDDADLFQVLGYAAQISTWAKEHRFCGNCGSPNVQIPGERAMHCTQCDLRAYPRISPSMIVLITRGDEVLLARSPRFVTGVYSTLAGFAEPGESAEDCVRREVMEEVQIKVKNIEYKGSQCWPFPHSMMLGFHAEYDSGEIVPQVDEIEDAQWFSIHDMPPLPASRSIARYLIDLYLAKRLGLVEPVLPGQADGQS is encoded by the coding sequence ATGACGCGCCCCAGGCGTTGGACCACCGCTGTGCTCGATACTCAGGCAGCCGGCGGGTGGGCCGTGATCCACAGTGATCAGGGTTTTCTGCTCGACGACAACGGTGCGATGTTTCCCCGAGAATGGCTCAAGGGCCAGGAACTGCCGTTGATCAGCGAGCACGGTATCGGCCATTTCGATGGCGAGCCGGTCTACGTTTACGTGCTTAAACACCCGGTTGAGTGGGAAGGCACGCGTTGGCAGACGCTGCGCCAATTCATGCTGGGGGACGATGCTGACCTGTTTCAGGTGCTGGGCTATGCGGCGCAAATCAGCACCTGGGCCAAAGAGCATCGCTTTTGCGGAAACTGTGGCAGCCCGAACGTGCAGATTCCCGGCGAGCGTGCGATGCACTGCACTCAGTGCGATTTGCGCGCCTACCCACGCATTTCGCCGAGCATGATCGTGCTGATCACCCGGGGCGACGAAGTTCTGCTCGCCCGTTCGCCGCGCTTCGTGACGGGGGTCTACAGCACTTTGGCGGGGTTTGCGGAGCCCGGTGAGTCGGCCGAAGATTGCGTGCGTCGCGAAGTCATGGAAGAGGTGCAGATCAAGGTCAAGAACATCGAGTACAAGGGCAGCCAATGCTGGCCGTTCCCGCACTCGATGATGCTGGGCTTCCACGCCGAATACGACAGCGGCGAGATCGTGCCCCAGGTGGATGAGATCGAAGACGCGCAATGGTTCAGCATCCACGACATGCCGCCGTTGCCGGCCAGTCGTTCCATTGCGCGGTATCTGATTGATCTCTATCTGGCCAAGCGTTTGGGCCTAGTGGAACCAGTGTTGCCAGGCCAAGCGGATGGTCAGTCCTAA